Proteins encoded together in one Triticum dicoccoides isolate Atlit2015 ecotype Zavitan chromosome 7B, WEW_v2.0, whole genome shotgun sequence window:
- the LOC119341814 gene encoding anthocyanidin 3-O-glucosyltransferase 2-like codes for MAAKPTIVLLPAWGVGHFMPMIEAGKRMLQCCSSALSLTVLLMPAPTAQAESDIADHIRREEEAGATDIRFLHLPSVPLPTDHTGVEEWISRIVQLHVPHIRAAVSGLACPVAALVLDIFFTPALDVSRDLAVPAYVYFTSGAAMLALLLRSPSLQDEVEGDFEGPVDVPGLPPLPPSFLPETLLDKKSPTYTWFLYTGRRYMEAKGIIVNTAAELETGVLAAIAQGRCTRGVRAPTVYPIGPAISLISPPAEQPHECVRWLDSQPPSSVLFLCFGSKGMLPPLQVHEIAHGLERSGHRFLWVLRGLPLDATMGARDPTDANLAELLPEGFLDKTKGRGLVWPTRAPQKEILAHAAVGGFVTHCGWNSILESLWFGVPMLPWPLAADQHLNAFAVVHGMGAAVPLEMDRKRGNYVQAAQLERAVRSLMGGGDEGVKAREKAMEMKRACRNAVEQSGSSYASLQRLSEELVGGAVLLPKTGST; via the coding sequence ATGGCAGCAAAACCGACCATCGTGCTACTGCCCGCGTGGGGCGTCGGCCACTTCATGCCCATGATCGAGGCCGGCAAGCGGATGCTCCAATGCTGCAGCAGTGCCCTCTCGCTCACGGTGCTCCTCATGCCGGCGCCGACGGCGCAGGCCGAGTCCGACATCGCCGACCACATACGCCGGGAGGAGGAAGCCGGCGCCACCGACATCCGCTTCCTTCACCTCCCGTCCGTGCCGCTCCCGACCGACCACACGGGCGTCGAGGAGTGGATCTCCCGCATCGTGCAGCTCCACGTGCCCCACATCCGGGCCGCCGTCTCCGGCCTCGCGTGCCCCGTCGCGGCGCTCGTCCTCGACATCTTCTTCACCCCGGCGCTCGACGTGTCCCGCGACCTCGCCGTGCCGGCCTACGTCTACTTCACCTCCGGCGCCGCGATGCTGGCGCTGCTGCTGCGCTCGCCGTCGCTCCAGGACGAGGTGGAGGGGGACTTTGAAGGCCCGGTGGACGTGCCCGgcctcccgccgctgccgccgtcctTCCTGCCGGAGACCTTGCTGGACAAAAAGAGCCCGACTTACACGTGGTTCCTGTACACGGGGAGGCGCTACATGGAAGCCAAGGGCATCATCGTCAACACGGCGGCTGAGCTCGAGACCGGCGTCCTCGCTGCCATCGCCCAAGGCCGGTGCACCCGCGGCGTCCGCGCTCCGACCGTGTACCCCATCGGCCCGGCGATCTCGCTAATAAGCCCGCCGGCCGAGCAGCCGCACGAGTGCGTGCGGTGGCTCGACTCGCAGCCTCCGAGCTCGGTGCTCTTCCTCTGCTTCGGGAGCAAAGGGATGCTGCCGCCACTGCAGGTGCACGAGATAGCCCACGGCCTGGAGCGCAGCGGCCACCGCTTCCTCTGGGTGCTGCGCGGCCTGCCGCTGGACGCCACGATGGGCGCGAGAGACCCGACGGACGCGAACCTCGCCGAGCTGCTCCCGGAGGGCTTCCTGGACAAGACGAAGGGGAGAGGGCTGGTGTGGCCGACGAGGGCGCCGCAGAAGGAGATACTGGCGCACGCCGCCGTCGGGGGCTTCGTCACGCACTGCGGCTGGAACTCCATCCTCGAGAGCCTCTGGTTTGGCGTGCCCATGCTGCCGTGGCCGCTCGCCGCCGACCAGCACCTCAACGCGTTCGCGGTCGTCCACGGGATGGGCGCCGCCGTGCCGCTGGAGATGGACAGGAAGCGTGGGAACTACGTCCAAGCGGCGCAGCTGGAGCGGGCGGTCAGGTCCCTCAtgggcggcggcgacgagggggtTAAGGCGAGGGAGAAGGCCATGGAGATGAAACGCGCCTGCCGCAATGCCGTGGAGCAGAGCGGTTCCTCCTACGCTTCGTTGCAGAGGCTCTCCGAGGAGCTCGTCGGAGGCGCGGTGCTCCTGCCGAAAACAGGCAGCACCTAG